A stretch of Lepisosteus oculatus isolate fLepOcu1 chromosome 11, fLepOcu1.hap2, whole genome shotgun sequence DNA encodes these proteins:
- the LOC107077613 gene encoding uncharacterized protein isoform X3, with product MQQAVARPQRPQPSDVESARGVNRLWGYLQETGLQSGMEALCAEVLRRPQPPFNPYPVFMQWARWQAERIRLSQSDTEKKFREDVTFPTTLTAVRYIAGAKGCSHVWGLPSILRCVDPEKSKHFNWLIDDVTPSLSTLSHSSPYTIQVLAALTGLCVFTGTLFPRPFSLDILQIYVIAGPDAQRARVLYASCVRRDVIRTSQNGRHRLLRIIVPTDIKGGYKVFSKEEVASQGSEFEAVVERSLDTRLPVKVECVWREDPVGSSRQGGTKAYTLIAIQTADSFGEESRVLDFSDCPLVHLSSSLFPHQAHAEAYTRVFLPRGPHPPGPLTGGSAGTQGVFAPVRDCLIRRLAALRLPQDALPAAHLCVLLLLLPETAEPGPARGQAQDAPLETLGQMYQFLHGCAAHLWAVRHHARTLCGVLESQPWEAADAELCGALARRVRGLMLEFLSRAVQEGFSSDSLLHARILSGRLESVCLRLELGPSQAGLDELREWCSCSLVLECQLLSDSLSCLPVLADMKQKADRAAGQQPGDREPEDPKETPEMSLAFSRDLLYNMESCVDLSQGARGPLGGLELQASLSQYLVDCGVDRCWQRCLWTVLSASPLQPNPYPVLVDEFSRMALRVALWDRSDAQILKQVQPGSSRLTDRGQHLYCGPGGEGHGLESALRAAHLSQLQTVLGQALTLVCQARASGSFEVRTSLAVLSPVTWLGTLCPFLSSLEVTEFCYITSPPGGLTEVLQAYSRLVLSQLMELGQREALSPYEVRLSRGEVWSPRSVTSFPSAFCERFIEDLQDGHAVRLKEGSSAWLCFPKHDPLTIYHAVFQTQEQAAFHLRSVGPIGDPFSCANLQEVKSLLDSQIADSFLKRKLLLGYRLIALRALVTSEEGCLPSCWRMAHSMCGQLEYLCSIGQSLQYVFAPSTGSKKSNQRQTLSMHQEAAETMLRGYVWTVRQTLKHPGCLAPPELWKAVRPGKGGTNGEKTAWLKAILAVCGTLLNSLSRALHFLCPEVHNLLEKLDTERQWAVRAQVHSPKPAQPIPKICPNLSQPEQDTKQRAYLTAAQMLDSW from the exons ATGCAGCAAGCAGTGGCCAGACCCCAGCGCCCCCAGCCAAGTGACGTAGAGTCGGCTCGGGGTGTGAACCGGCTGTGGGGGTACCTGCAGGAGACTGGACTGCAGAGTGGCATGGAGGCCCTGTGTGCGGAGGTGCTGCGCCGGCCCCAGCCTCCCTTCAACCCCTACCCTGTGTTCATGCAGTGGGCTCGGTGGCAGGCAGAGAG GATCAGGCTGTCTCAGTCAGACACGGAGAAGAAATTCAGGGAAGATGTCACCTTTCCCACAACCCTCACTGCTGTTCGATATATTGCAG GGGCTAAAGGCTGCTCCCATGTCTGGGGACTTCCCAGCATCCTCCGCTGTGTTGACCCAGAGAAAAGCAAGCACTTTAATTGGCTGATTGATGATGTGACCCCTTCGCTTTCAACCCTGAGTCACAGCAGCCCATACACA ATCCAGGTGCTGGCTGCTCTCACAGGCCTCTGTGTCTTTACTGGTACGCTCTTCCCCCGTCCCTTCTCATTGGACATCCTCCAGATTTATGTAATTGCCGGCCCAGATGCCCAGCGCGCTCGTGTCCTCTACGCGAGCTGTGTCCGCCGAGATGTCATCAGGACAAGCCAGAATGGCCGCCATCGTCTGCTCAG AATAATTGTTCCAACGGATATCAAAGGAGGATATAAAGTGTTCTCCAAG GAGGAGGTTGCTTCCCAAGGATCAGAGTTTGAGGCTGTCGTGGAGAGGTCACTGGACACCCGCCTCCCAGTGAAGGTGGAGTGTGTGTGGAGAGAGGACCCGGTGGGCAGTTCTCGCCAGGGGGGCACTAAGGCCTACACCCTGATTGCCATCCAGACTGCTGACAGCTTTGGGGAGGAGAG CAGGGTGCTGGACTTCTCCGACTGCCCCCTGGTGCACCTCTCCTCCAGCCTGTTTCCACATCAAGCCCACGCTGAGGCCTACACTCGCGTGTTCCTGCCCAGAGGACCACACCCCCCAGGCCCACTCACAG GGGGCAGTGCAGGTACCCAGGGTGTGTTCGCTCCAGTGCGGGACTGTCTGATCAGGAGGCTTGCTGCCCTGCGTCTGCCGCAGGATGCCCTGCCTGCGGCCCACCTCTGCGTGCTGCTTCTCCTGCTGCCGGAGACGGCTGAGCCTGGGCCAGCGAGAGGCCAGGCACAGGACGCCCCTTTGGAG ACCTTGGGACAGATGTATCAGTTCCTGCATGGCTGTGCTGCTCATCTTTGGGCTGTACGGCATCACGCTCGCACCCTCTGTGGAGTCCTGGAGTCACAGCCCTGGGAG GCGGCTGATGCAGAGCTGTGTGGTGCTCTTGCGCGGAGGGTGAGAGGGCTGATGTTGGAATTTCTGAGCCGGGCCGTCCAGGAGGGTTTCTCCAGCGATTCCCTCCTTCATGCCAGGATCCTGAGCGGCAGGCTGGAATCTGTGTGTCTCCGACTGGAGCTGGGCCCCAGTCAGGCAGGGCTTGATGAACTGAGAGAG TGGTGCTCGTGCAGCTTGGTGCTGGAGTGCCAGCTGCTATCAGACTCTCTGTCCTGCCTACCTGTCCTCGCTGACATGAAACAGAAGGCAGACCGAGCCGCGGGACAGCAGCCAGGAGACAGGGAGCCAGAG GACCCCAAAGAGACTCCTGAGATGTCATTGGCATTCTCGAGGGATCTGCTATACAACATGGAAAGCTGTGTTGACCTCTCCCAGGGTGCAAGAGGACCTCTCGGAGGTTTAGAGCTGCAGGCCAGTCTGTCACAG TACCTGGTCGACTGTGGAGTGGATCGTTGCTGGCAGAGGTGCCTGTGGACGGTGCTGTCGGCCTCCCCCCTGCAGCCCAACCCCTACCCCGTTTTAGTGGACGAGTTCAGCAGGATGGCTCTGAG GGTGGCGCTGTGGGACAGGTCTGATGCCCAGATCCTCAAGCAGGTGCAGCCGGGCTCCTCTAGACTTACAGACAGGGGGCAGCACCTGTACTGCGGCCCCGGTGGAGAGGGACATGGCTTGGAGAGTGCCCTGAGAGCCGCCCACCTCTCCCAGCTGCAAACTGTCCTGGGTCAGGCCCTCACACTGGTCTGCCAAGCAAGAGCTTCTGGGAGTTTCGAG GTGAGGACAAGTCTGGCTGTGCTGTCCCCTGTGACCTGGCTTGGCACGCTCTGTCCCTTCCTCAGCAGCCTGGAGGTGACTGAGTTCTGCTACATCACTTCACCTCCTGGTGGCCTTACTGAGGTACTGCAGGCATACTCCAGACTCG TTCTTTCCCAGCTGATGGAGCTGGGGCAGAGGGAGGCCCTGAGTCCGTACGAGGTCCGCCTGAGCCGAGGAGAAGTGTGGAGCCCGCGGAGCGTCACCAGCTTCCCCTCCGCCTTCTGTGAGCGCTTCATTGAGGACCTGCAGGACGGGCACGCTGTGCGCCTCAAG GAGGGGAGCTCTGCCTGGCTCTGTTTTCCGAAACATGACCCCCTCACCATCTACCACGCCGTCTTCCAAACACAGGAGCAGGCTGCTTTTCATCTCCGCTCTGTGG GACCAATTGGAGACCCTTTTAGCTGTGCCAACCTGCAGGAAGTAAAATCACTGCTAGACTCCCAGATTGCTGACAGCTTTCTGAAGAGAAAGCTGCTATTAGGATACAG ACTGATTGCACTGCGTGCCCTGGTCACTAGCGAAGAGGGCTGTCTCCCGTCCTGCTGGAGAATGGCCCACTCTATGTGCGGTCAGCTGGAGTACCTTTGTAGCATTGGGCAGAGTCTGCAG tatgtctttgcgcCATCCACAGGAAGCAAGAAGTCAAACCAGAGACAGACTCTGTCAATGCACCAGGAGGCTGCAG AGACCATGCTGAGGGGCTATGTGTGGACCGTACGGCAAACCCTCAAGCACCCTGGCTGCCTGGCgcccccagagctctggaaagCTGTCAGACCAGGAAAAGGGGGTACAAACGGAGAGAAGACAGCTTGGCTGAAGGCCATCCTGGCTGTGTGTGGGACTCTTTTGAACAGCCTGTCTCGGGCCCTTCACTTCCTGTGCCCTGAGGTCCACAATCTGCTGGAGAAACTGGACACTGAGAGGCAGTGGGCAGTAAGGGCTCAGGTCCACTCTCCTAAACCAGCCCAACCAATCCCTAAGATTTGCCCCAACCTCTCGCAACCTGAACAGGACACAAAGCAGAGAGCCTACCTCACAGCTGCACAAATGCTAGACTCCTGGTAG
- the LOC107077613 gene encoding uncharacterized protein isoform X5: protein MQQAVARPQRPQPSDVESARGVNRLWGYLQETGLQSGMEALCAEVLRRPQPPFNPYPVFMQWARWQAERIRLSQSDTEKKFREDVTFPTTLTAVRYIAGAKGCSHVWGLPSILRCVDPEKSKHFNWLIDDVTPSLSTLSHSSPYTIQVLAALTGLCVFTGTLFPRPFSLDILQIYVIAGPDAQRARVLYASCVRRDVIRTSQNGRHRLLRIIVPTDIKGGYKVFSKEEVASQGSEFEAVVERSLDTRLPVKVECVWREDPVGSSRQGGTKAYTLIAIQTADSFGEESRVLDFSDCPLVHLSSSLFPHQAHAEAYTRVFLPRGPHPPGPLTGGSAGTQGVFAPVRDCLIRRLAALRLPQDALPAAHLCVLLLLLPETAEPGPARGQAQDAPLETLGQMYQFLHGCAAHLWAVRHHARTLCGVLESQPWEAADAELCGALARRVRGLMLEFLSRAVQEGFSSDSLLHARILSGRLESVCLRLELGPSQAGLDELREWCSCSLVLECQLLSDSLSCLPVLADMKQKADRAAGQQPGDREPEDPKETPEMSLAFSRDLLYNMESCVDLSQGARGPLGGLELQASLSQYLVDCGVDRCWQRCLWTVLSASPLQPNPYPVLVDEFSRMALRVALWDRSDAQILKQVQPGSSRLTDRGQHLYCGPGGEGHGLESALRAAHLSQLQTVLGQALTLVCQARASGSFEVRTSLAVLSPVTWLGTLCPFLSSLEVTEFCYITSPPGGLTEVLQAYSRLVLSQLMELGQREALSPYEVRLSRGEVWSPRSVTSFPSAFCERFIEDLQDGHAVRLKTFRMPGQSEWDFVPLVKHFVLYYLQEGSSAWLCFPKHDPLTIYHAVFQTQEQAAFHLRSVGPIGDPFSCANLQEVKSLLDSQIADSFLKRKLLLGYRLIALRALVTSEEGCLPSCWRMAHSMCGQLEYLCSIGQSLQEARSQTRDRLCQCTRRLQRPC from the exons ATGCAGCAAGCAGTGGCCAGACCCCAGCGCCCCCAGCCAAGTGACGTAGAGTCGGCTCGGGGTGTGAACCGGCTGTGGGGGTACCTGCAGGAGACTGGACTGCAGAGTGGCATGGAGGCCCTGTGTGCGGAGGTGCTGCGCCGGCCCCAGCCTCCCTTCAACCCCTACCCTGTGTTCATGCAGTGGGCTCGGTGGCAGGCAGAGAG GATCAGGCTGTCTCAGTCAGACACGGAGAAGAAATTCAGGGAAGATGTCACCTTTCCCACAACCCTCACTGCTGTTCGATATATTGCAG GGGCTAAAGGCTGCTCCCATGTCTGGGGACTTCCCAGCATCCTCCGCTGTGTTGACCCAGAGAAAAGCAAGCACTTTAATTGGCTGATTGATGATGTGACCCCTTCGCTTTCAACCCTGAGTCACAGCAGCCCATACACA ATCCAGGTGCTGGCTGCTCTCACAGGCCTCTGTGTCTTTACTGGTACGCTCTTCCCCCGTCCCTTCTCATTGGACATCCTCCAGATTTATGTAATTGCCGGCCCAGATGCCCAGCGCGCTCGTGTCCTCTACGCGAGCTGTGTCCGCCGAGATGTCATCAGGACAAGCCAGAATGGCCGCCATCGTCTGCTCAG AATAATTGTTCCAACGGATATCAAAGGAGGATATAAAGTGTTCTCCAAG GAGGAGGTTGCTTCCCAAGGATCAGAGTTTGAGGCTGTCGTGGAGAGGTCACTGGACACCCGCCTCCCAGTGAAGGTGGAGTGTGTGTGGAGAGAGGACCCGGTGGGCAGTTCTCGCCAGGGGGGCACTAAGGCCTACACCCTGATTGCCATCCAGACTGCTGACAGCTTTGGGGAGGAGAG CAGGGTGCTGGACTTCTCCGACTGCCCCCTGGTGCACCTCTCCTCCAGCCTGTTTCCACATCAAGCCCACGCTGAGGCCTACACTCGCGTGTTCCTGCCCAGAGGACCACACCCCCCAGGCCCACTCACAG GGGGCAGTGCAGGTACCCAGGGTGTGTTCGCTCCAGTGCGGGACTGTCTGATCAGGAGGCTTGCTGCCCTGCGTCTGCCGCAGGATGCCCTGCCTGCGGCCCACCTCTGCGTGCTGCTTCTCCTGCTGCCGGAGACGGCTGAGCCTGGGCCAGCGAGAGGCCAGGCACAGGACGCCCCTTTGGAG ACCTTGGGACAGATGTATCAGTTCCTGCATGGCTGTGCTGCTCATCTTTGGGCTGTACGGCATCACGCTCGCACCCTCTGTGGAGTCCTGGAGTCACAGCCCTGGGAG GCGGCTGATGCAGAGCTGTGTGGTGCTCTTGCGCGGAGGGTGAGAGGGCTGATGTTGGAATTTCTGAGCCGGGCCGTCCAGGAGGGTTTCTCCAGCGATTCCCTCCTTCATGCCAGGATCCTGAGCGGCAGGCTGGAATCTGTGTGTCTCCGACTGGAGCTGGGCCCCAGTCAGGCAGGGCTTGATGAACTGAGAGAG TGGTGCTCGTGCAGCTTGGTGCTGGAGTGCCAGCTGCTATCAGACTCTCTGTCCTGCCTACCTGTCCTCGCTGACATGAAACAGAAGGCAGACCGAGCCGCGGGACAGCAGCCAGGAGACAGGGAGCCAGAG GACCCCAAAGAGACTCCTGAGATGTCATTGGCATTCTCGAGGGATCTGCTATACAACATGGAAAGCTGTGTTGACCTCTCCCAGGGTGCAAGAGGACCTCTCGGAGGTTTAGAGCTGCAGGCCAGTCTGTCACAG TACCTGGTCGACTGTGGAGTGGATCGTTGCTGGCAGAGGTGCCTGTGGACGGTGCTGTCGGCCTCCCCCCTGCAGCCCAACCCCTACCCCGTTTTAGTGGACGAGTTCAGCAGGATGGCTCTGAG GGTGGCGCTGTGGGACAGGTCTGATGCCCAGATCCTCAAGCAGGTGCAGCCGGGCTCCTCTAGACTTACAGACAGGGGGCAGCACCTGTACTGCGGCCCCGGTGGAGAGGGACATGGCTTGGAGAGTGCCCTGAGAGCCGCCCACCTCTCCCAGCTGCAAACTGTCCTGGGTCAGGCCCTCACACTGGTCTGCCAAGCAAGAGCTTCTGGGAGTTTCGAG GTGAGGACAAGTCTGGCTGTGCTGTCCCCTGTGACCTGGCTTGGCACGCTCTGTCCCTTCCTCAGCAGCCTGGAGGTGACTGAGTTCTGCTACATCACTTCACCTCCTGGTGGCCTTACTGAGGTACTGCAGGCATACTCCAGACTCG TTCTTTCCCAGCTGATGGAGCTGGGGCAGAGGGAGGCCCTGAGTCCGTACGAGGTCCGCCTGAGCCGAGGAGAAGTGTGGAGCCCGCGGAGCGTCACCAGCTTCCCCTCCGCCTTCTGTGAGCGCTTCATTGAGGACCTGCAGGACGGGCACGCTGTGCGCCTCAAG ACCTTTCGGATGCCAGGGCAGTCAGAGTGGGATTTTGTGCCTTTGGTGAAGCACTTTGTCCTGTATTACCTCCAGGAGGGGAGCTCTGCCTGGCTCTGTTTTCCGAAACATGACCCCCTCACCATCTACCACGCCGTCTTCCAAACACAGGAGCAGGCTGCTTTTCATCTCCGCTCTGTGG GACCAATTGGAGACCCTTTTAGCTGTGCCAACCTGCAGGAAGTAAAATCACTGCTAGACTCCCAGATTGCTGACAGCTTTCTGAAGAGAAAGCTGCTATTAGGATACAG ACTGATTGCACTGCGTGCCCTGGTCACTAGCGAAGAGGGCTGTCTCCCGTCCTGCTGGAGAATGGCCCACTCTATGTGCGGTCAGCTGGAGTACCTTTGTAGCATTGGGCAGAGTCTGCAG GAAGCAAGAAGTCAAACCAGAGACAGACTCTGTCAATGCACCAGGAGGCTGCAG AGACCATGCTGA
- the LOC107077613 gene encoding uncharacterized protein isoform X7 has translation MQQAVARPQRPQPSDVESARGVNRLWGYLQETGLQSGMEALCAEVLRRPQPPFNPYPVFMQWARWQAERIRLSQSDTEKKFREDVTFPTTLTAVRYIAGAKGCSHVWGLPSILRCVDPEKSKHFNWLIDDVTPSLSTLSHSSPYTIQVLAALTGLCVFTGTLFPRPFSLDILQIYVIAGPDAQRARVLYASCVRRDVIRTSQNGRHRLLRIIVPTDIKGGYKVFSKEEVASQGSEFEAVVERSLDTRLPVKVECVWREDPVGSSRQGGTKAYTLIAIQTADSFGEESRVLDFSDCPLVHLSSSLFPHQAHAEAYTRVFLPRGPHPPGPLTGGSAGTQGVFAPVRDCLIRRLAALRLPQDALPAAHLCVLLLLLPETAEPGPARGQAQDAPLETLGQMYQFLHGCAAHLWAVRHHARTLCGVLESQPWEAADAELCGALARRVRGLMLEFLSRAVQEGFSSDSLLHARILSGRLESVCLRLELGPSQAGLDELREWCSCSLVLECQLLSDSLSCLPVLADMKQKADRAAGQQPGDREPEDPKETPEMSLAFSRDLLYNMESCVDLSQGARGPLGGLELQASLSQYLVDCGVDRCWQRCLWTVLSASPLQPNPYPVLVDEFSRMALRVALWDRSDAQILKQVQPGSSRLTDRGQHLYCGPGGEGHGLESALRAAHLSQLQTVLGQALTLVCQARASGSFEVRTSLAVLSPVTWLGTLCPFLSSLEVTEFCYITSPPGGLTEVLQAYSRLVLSQLMELGQREALSPYEVRLSRGEVWSPRSVTSFPSAFCERFIEDLQDGHAVRLKTFRMPGQSEWDFVPLVKHFVLYYLQEGSSAWLCFPKHDPLTIYHAVFQTQEQAAFHLRSVD, from the exons ATGCAGCAAGCAGTGGCCAGACCCCAGCGCCCCCAGCCAAGTGACGTAGAGTCGGCTCGGGGTGTGAACCGGCTGTGGGGGTACCTGCAGGAGACTGGACTGCAGAGTGGCATGGAGGCCCTGTGTGCGGAGGTGCTGCGCCGGCCCCAGCCTCCCTTCAACCCCTACCCTGTGTTCATGCAGTGGGCTCGGTGGCAGGCAGAGAG GATCAGGCTGTCTCAGTCAGACACGGAGAAGAAATTCAGGGAAGATGTCACCTTTCCCACAACCCTCACTGCTGTTCGATATATTGCAG GGGCTAAAGGCTGCTCCCATGTCTGGGGACTTCCCAGCATCCTCCGCTGTGTTGACCCAGAGAAAAGCAAGCACTTTAATTGGCTGATTGATGATGTGACCCCTTCGCTTTCAACCCTGAGTCACAGCAGCCCATACACA ATCCAGGTGCTGGCTGCTCTCACAGGCCTCTGTGTCTTTACTGGTACGCTCTTCCCCCGTCCCTTCTCATTGGACATCCTCCAGATTTATGTAATTGCCGGCCCAGATGCCCAGCGCGCTCGTGTCCTCTACGCGAGCTGTGTCCGCCGAGATGTCATCAGGACAAGCCAGAATGGCCGCCATCGTCTGCTCAG AATAATTGTTCCAACGGATATCAAAGGAGGATATAAAGTGTTCTCCAAG GAGGAGGTTGCTTCCCAAGGATCAGAGTTTGAGGCTGTCGTGGAGAGGTCACTGGACACCCGCCTCCCAGTGAAGGTGGAGTGTGTGTGGAGAGAGGACCCGGTGGGCAGTTCTCGCCAGGGGGGCACTAAGGCCTACACCCTGATTGCCATCCAGACTGCTGACAGCTTTGGGGAGGAGAG CAGGGTGCTGGACTTCTCCGACTGCCCCCTGGTGCACCTCTCCTCCAGCCTGTTTCCACATCAAGCCCACGCTGAGGCCTACACTCGCGTGTTCCTGCCCAGAGGACCACACCCCCCAGGCCCACTCACAG GGGGCAGTGCAGGTACCCAGGGTGTGTTCGCTCCAGTGCGGGACTGTCTGATCAGGAGGCTTGCTGCCCTGCGTCTGCCGCAGGATGCCCTGCCTGCGGCCCACCTCTGCGTGCTGCTTCTCCTGCTGCCGGAGACGGCTGAGCCTGGGCCAGCGAGAGGCCAGGCACAGGACGCCCCTTTGGAG ACCTTGGGACAGATGTATCAGTTCCTGCATGGCTGTGCTGCTCATCTTTGGGCTGTACGGCATCACGCTCGCACCCTCTGTGGAGTCCTGGAGTCACAGCCCTGGGAG GCGGCTGATGCAGAGCTGTGTGGTGCTCTTGCGCGGAGGGTGAGAGGGCTGATGTTGGAATTTCTGAGCCGGGCCGTCCAGGAGGGTTTCTCCAGCGATTCCCTCCTTCATGCCAGGATCCTGAGCGGCAGGCTGGAATCTGTGTGTCTCCGACTGGAGCTGGGCCCCAGTCAGGCAGGGCTTGATGAACTGAGAGAG TGGTGCTCGTGCAGCTTGGTGCTGGAGTGCCAGCTGCTATCAGACTCTCTGTCCTGCCTACCTGTCCTCGCTGACATGAAACAGAAGGCAGACCGAGCCGCGGGACAGCAGCCAGGAGACAGGGAGCCAGAG GACCCCAAAGAGACTCCTGAGATGTCATTGGCATTCTCGAGGGATCTGCTATACAACATGGAAAGCTGTGTTGACCTCTCCCAGGGTGCAAGAGGACCTCTCGGAGGTTTAGAGCTGCAGGCCAGTCTGTCACAG TACCTGGTCGACTGTGGAGTGGATCGTTGCTGGCAGAGGTGCCTGTGGACGGTGCTGTCGGCCTCCCCCCTGCAGCCCAACCCCTACCCCGTTTTAGTGGACGAGTTCAGCAGGATGGCTCTGAG GGTGGCGCTGTGGGACAGGTCTGATGCCCAGATCCTCAAGCAGGTGCAGCCGGGCTCCTCTAGACTTACAGACAGGGGGCAGCACCTGTACTGCGGCCCCGGTGGAGAGGGACATGGCTTGGAGAGTGCCCTGAGAGCCGCCCACCTCTCCCAGCTGCAAACTGTCCTGGGTCAGGCCCTCACACTGGTCTGCCAAGCAAGAGCTTCTGGGAGTTTCGAG GTGAGGACAAGTCTGGCTGTGCTGTCCCCTGTGACCTGGCTTGGCACGCTCTGTCCCTTCCTCAGCAGCCTGGAGGTGACTGAGTTCTGCTACATCACTTCACCTCCTGGTGGCCTTACTGAGGTACTGCAGGCATACTCCAGACTCG TTCTTTCCCAGCTGATGGAGCTGGGGCAGAGGGAGGCCCTGAGTCCGTACGAGGTCCGCCTGAGCCGAGGAGAAGTGTGGAGCCCGCGGAGCGTCACCAGCTTCCCCTCCGCCTTCTGTGAGCGCTTCATTGAGGACCTGCAGGACGGGCACGCTGTGCGCCTCAAG ACCTTTCGGATGCCAGGGCAGTCAGAGTGGGATTTTGTGCCTTTGGTGAAGCACTTTGTCCTGTATTACCTCCAGGAGGGGAGCTCTGCCTGGCTCTGTTTTCCGAAACATGACCCCCTCACCATCTACCACGCCGTCTTCCAAACACAGGAGCAGGCTGCTTTTCATCTCCGCTCTGTGG ACTGA